In one window of Amblyomma americanum isolate KBUSLIRL-KWMA chromosome 9, ASM5285725v1, whole genome shotgun sequence DNA:
- the LOC144105503 gene encoding PI-stichotoxin-Hcr2n-like isoform X1, whose translation MKKAVLLCFLAGAVFAAATAEVQVRNEHRGVNFDLGCRPPPESGMCRADFERWYFDVADGVCKPFVYGGCGGNANRYNTEWECQKACMRGSG comes from the exons ATGAAAAAGGCTGTGCTTCTTTGCTTCCTGGCTGGCGCTGTTTTCG cagcagcaacggcggaGGTGCAAGTCCGAAATGAGCACCGCGGCGTGAACTTTGACTTGGGCTGCAGGCCTCCCCCTGAGAGCGGAATGTGCAGGGCAGACTTTGAGCGCTGGTACTTCGACGTGGCCGACGGTGTCTGCAAGCCCTTCGTCTACGGTGGATGCGGTGGCAATGCCAACCGGTACAACACCGAGTGGGAATGCCAGAAGGCCTGCATGC
- the LOC144105503 gene encoding PI-stichotoxin-Hcr2n-like isoform X2, with amino-acid sequence MKKAVLLCFLAGAVFAATAEVQVRNEHRGVNFDLGCRPPPESGMCRADFERWYFDVADGVCKPFVYGGCGGNANRYNTEWECQKACMRGSG; translated from the exons ATGAAAAAGGCTGTGCTTCTTTGCTTCCTGGCTGGCGCTGTTTTCG cagcaacggcggaGGTGCAAGTCCGAAATGAGCACCGCGGCGTGAACTTTGACTTGGGCTGCAGGCCTCCCCCTGAGAGCGGAATGTGCAGGGCAGACTTTGAGCGCTGGTACTTCGACGTGGCCGACGGTGTCTGCAAGCCCTTCGTCTACGGTGGATGCGGTGGCAATGCCAACCGGTACAACACCGAGTGGGAATGCCAGAAGGCCTGCATGC